Part of the Acidaminococcales bacterium genome, CGGGCGCTGACGAACAGCGACAACTGTTCAGCTTCCGCCCGGCTGCGCCGCCGGAAATTATCAAAATCGGCCTGCAGCCGTTTCAGCCTTGCCGTCATCTCCTCCAATCCGGCCTGCTGATCGCCTTCGGGCGCTTCCTGTTCGGCTCCGTCTTCTTCGGGCGCCGGCGGCGTTTCGGGCAAATCCGGACGCTTTGCGGCCGGATCCTGGTTTTCCGGCGTCTGTTCGCCGTTTAGCACTTCATCTGTCATTTTTTCACCCTTTTCTGTCAGGAATCGTTTGTATTGTTTATGCTGGAAAGAACCGCCTGCAAATATTTGCGCAGATAGTCCATGACCGAAATGACCTTGCCGTATTTCATCCGCGTAGGGCCGAGTACGGCGAACGTACCGACAATTTGCCCGTTGAGCCGGTAAGTCGCCTGTACCATGCTGCAATTTTGTATGCCGCTGAACTTGTTTTCCGCGCCGATGGTGATCTGCGTCCCCGATTCTTCGCCGACGCTTAAGATGTCTTTTATCAAGCCGTCTTCTTCCAGCATGGCCAAAATTTCCTTTATCTTGCCGACATCCTTAAACTCCGGTTGGTTGAAGATATTGGCGGTGCCGCCGAGAAAAACCTTGTCGGTTGTTTGTTGCAGCGGCAGGGAACTCAAGGCGCCAAACAAATACTTGGACAAAAACGCGTTGTCAAAGACGTTCCGGCATAGATCGTCGAGTTTTTCCCGCTTGATCATGTCAAGCGGCGTGTCGGAAAGATTTTTGTTTATGATCTGGGCGACATGCTCAAAGTCTTCAAGCTCCGCGCCGTCGGGCAGGTTGATGACGACGTTGTCCGCCACGCCGGCGTCGGTAACCAGCACAAGGATGATGCGGCGGGCGTCAAGCGGCAGAAAGCGGATATACTTGAACTGGCGCGACTTCTCTTCTCGAGTGCGGACGATGGAGATGTTTTTGCTGATCCGCGAAAGTATCTTGGCCGTCGCGCGAAAAACCTCGTCGAGCTTTCTGGCCTTGACCATGAACCAGCTTTGGATGAGCGCGATTTCGCGTTCGGTAATCTTTTCGGGGGAGAGCAGATAATCGACATACAAACGATATCCGAGGGACGAAGGCACCCGGCCGGACGAAGTGTGCGGCTGTTCGAGGTAGCCCATGTCTTCAAGGTCGGACATTTCGTTCCTGATGGTCGCCGAAGAAAGCCCCAATTCGTGCTTGCGCGATATGGCGCGCGAACCGACCGGTTCGGCGGTCGAGATGTATTCTTCTATGATCAGTTGCAGTATGCGCCTTTTTCTGTCGTTGAGCATAGCCGTTGCCTTTACAGGCCGCTCTCCCCTTTTTCTGTTAGCACTCTCATCGATAGAGTGCTAACCATAGTCTAACAATAACATCATCAAAGCGAACTGTCAAGGGGTTGCCCCCAAAAAAGGTAAAAAAGTCAAAAAAACCCGGTTGCCGAATTGCATCCCCGTTTCGGTCAAGGCTATCCGCTCGCCTGCCGTCAACAATCCTTTGCGGGCGTTTTTTGCGATCGCCGCGCCATATACTTCATAAATGTCGCGGCCAAACAACCGGCGAAAATCCGCCGGGTCTATCCCGTCCGCCTGCCGCAAGCCCATAAAGGCAAATTCCGCCATGGCGTCGGCCGCGCCGATTTCCTCGCTTTCCGGCGCGCCGGAATTTATGTATTCCGGTACGGAAAGCGGGTTGGTCGTGCGCATCTTGCCGTCAAAAGACGTAGCGGCGGCGCCGAAACCACGGTACGGCCTGTATTGCCAGTATAAAATGTTGTGCCGGCATTCATGACCCGGGCGGGCGTAATTTGCTATCTCATAGCGGCGGTAGCCCCGGCGCGGCAGATAGCCCGTTACCCACTCGTACATGGCCGCGTCCGTTTCCTCGTCCGGCAGGGACGTTTCCCCGCAAGAGAGCATTTTCGCCAGGGCGGCGCCTTCCCCAACGGCCAAGCCGTAGACGGATATATGCTGAAGCCCGAGTTCCGCGGCCAGCGCAACGCTTTCCCGCAAATCTTTCATTGTTTGGCCGGGCAGCCCGTACATGAGATCGAGGCCGACGTTTTCCCAGCCGGCTTCTTTCGCGCCCTTTACCGCGTCCAAGGCATCGGCCGCCGAGTGCGTCCGCCCGATCGCCTTCAGCAGCCGATCGGAAAAGCTTTGCACGCCGATGCTCAAACGGTTAAAGCCCATGCCCCGCAATTTCAATAGCAAAGGTTTGTTTATCGTGCCCGGGTTGGCCTCTATGGTGCGTTCCCGCGCGCCTTCCCAAAGCCCTTTCGCCTTTAGCGCCGCCGCCAGTCTGCCGATTTCTTCCGCTGCCAGTACGGTCGGCGTGCCGCCGCCGAAAAAAATCGTGGCATCGGGGGAAAAAGCGACGGCATCCGAAGATATCTCCGCGCAAACGGCGTCCACATAAGCTCCGTACAGGCCGGACAGCCCGGCGTAGGACGGAAAGTCGCAATAATGGCATTTTTGGCGGCAAAACGGTATGTGGATGTATATGCCCGCAAAAATTGTCCCGCGCATAGGTTCAGTCCATTTTCAAGATCGCCATGAAAGCTTCCTGCGGCAATTCCACGCTGCCCACCTGCTTCATGCGCTTTTTGCCTTCTTTTTGTTTTTCCAGCAGTTTGCGTTTGCGGGTAATGTCGCCGCCGTAGCACTTGGATAGCACGTCCTTGCGCAAGGCCCGGACGGTCTCGCGCGCGATAACTTTATGGCCGGTGGCCGCCTGGATGGGTATTTCAAACATCTGGCGGGGGATAAGCTCGCGCAGCTTTTCCACCAGCCGCCGGCCGCGCGCCTGCGCCTGGCTGCGGTGGACAATCGCCGAAAGCGCGTCGACCGGCTCGCCGTTGAGCAAAATATCAAGTTTGACGAGGTTTGCCTCCCGGTAGCCGCTCAATTCATAGTCGAGCGAAGCGTACCCTTTGGTGGAAGACTTCAGCCGGTCGAAATAGTCATAGATGATTTCGCTCAGCGGCATGTAATATTTGAGCATGACCCGCGCGCTGTCAAGCCAGGTCATGGCGTCGTATTCGCCGCGCTTGTCCTGCGACAGTTCCATGGCCGCGCCGATAAAATCTTTGGGCGCGATGATCGTGGCCTTGACAAAAGGCTCTTCGATTTTTTGAATCAGCGACGCGTCGGGCATAAGGGAAGGATTGTCCACCGGCGACATGGAGCCGTCGGTTTTATGCACATGATAGACGACGTTGGGCGCGGTGGTGAGCAAAGTAAGGTTGTATTCGCGCTCCAGGCGCTCCCTGACCACGTCCATGTGCAGCAGCCCCAAAAAGCCGCAGCGAAAACCAAAGCCCAAGGCGGCTGAAGTTTCCGGCTCAAAGATTATCGCGGCATCGTTGAGCTGCAATTTGTCCAGCGCCTCGCGCAGGCTGCCGTATTCGGACGTATCGACCGGATACAGGCCGCAAAAAACCATGGGCGTCGCTTTGCGGTATCCCGGCAGCATATCGGCCGCCCGGTTGTCGCTGTCCGTTACCGTGTCCCCTACCCGCACATCGCGGACGGTCTTTATGGCGGCGGCGAAAAAGCCCACCTCGCCGGCGGACAGCTTGCCGGTATTGACAGGGTAAGGTTTGAACACGCCGGTTTCGGTAACCTCATAAACTTTTTCCGTAGCCATGAGCAGTATTTTCATGCCCTTTTTGATCTCGCCCTGCATTACCCGTATATATAAGATGACGCCTTTGTAAGAGTCAAAAAAAGAATCGTAAACAAGCGCCTTGAGCGGCGGCTCGCTGGAGCCGCCGGGCGGCGGCACGCGCTTTACCACCGCCTCCAGCACGTCGGTTATGCCCGCCCCGGTCTTGGCGCTGACCAATATGGCTTGGGACGCGTCGATGCCTATGACGCTTTCTATTTCCCGCCTGACCCGCTCCGGGTCGGCGCTGGGCAAGTCTATCTTGTTGATCAAAGGGATTATTTCCAAATCGTTTTCCAGCGCCAAGTAGACGTTCGCCAGCGTCTGCGCCTCGATGCCCTGCGTGGCATCGACGACCAGGAGAGCGCCTTCGCAGGCCGCCAGCGAGCGCGACACTTCATAGGTGAAATCGACGTGGCCGGGGGTATCTATAAGGTTGAGCACATAAGCGCGCCCGTCCCCGGCTTTGTAATCAATGCGCACGGACTGGGCCTTGATGGTTATGCCGCGCTCGCGCTCAAGCGCCATATTGTCGAGCACTTGCTGCTCCATGTCGCGGGCGGGCAAAGTGCCGGTCATTTCGATCAAGCGGTCGGCCAGGGTCGATTTGCCGTGGTCGATATGGGCGATAATGGAAAAATTTCTGATGTTGGAATTGCGCACGGATAAATCTCCTTATGTTTGCTCGGTTGCATCAATTATAATCGTGTACGGAAACATGTGCCTCGACCGGCCGGCCTTTTTGTAACGATGCCGCGTCAGGCTTTCGCTTTTGCGCCACGGGGCGGGTGCGCGGCGCTCAACCTTTCTTGCCTCGTGCCGAAAATCCTCGCCCCTGCGTGATATATGTTTTCATATATAAATATAATTATAACATTTGGCTTTCGCTTGCGGCAAAAAAATAGCGATTTAATTTTTATTGAAATAATGTTAAAATAACTTATCATAAAACATGCGCTAAAAAACGTAAAAATAAAGGGGCAAAGGGGATTTGGCTATTTATGAAAAAACTGTCGATTAAGGCAAAACTTATCTTATCGTTTGCGGCCGTTTTGGTTTTAATAAATATTTTGGGCGCTTACGCCCTTTATTCCATGGGCAATATCCAGCAGAAAATCGATGACATCGCCATAGACTGCATGGACGGGCTTGTGGACGCGCAGTCTATTATTGACCGCACGTATATAGCGCGCAGCTATGAGCTTAGCGCGATCGCGCACGTGGATCCGGAGAAAATACGGCAAGACCTGGACGCGCGCGCGGAAAACGCCTTGCTGATAGAACCGATTTTCGACAGTTATGTGGAAACGATAAAGGGAGCGATTTATGACAGCGAAGAAGACCGCGCAACAGACATGGGCTATATCGAAGAAATTATGGCCGGATGGCGCGAATACCAACAGGCCAGCGAGCAAGCCATAACGCTCCGGCAGAGGGGCTTGGGGGCAGAGGCGCGCGCCATCCTCGACGGGCAGTCGCTCCAGGCGTTTGAGCGGCTGCTGAAAGCCGGCGAGACGATGAAGCAATTCAACAAAGACCAGGCCGATTCTTCCGCCGACGAATGCCGCCAGATCTACGATTGGAACAAAATGGTTTCAATTGTTATACAGGCGGCCAGCCTGATTATCACTATAGTCCTTTGTTATATGCTTTATCGGCATATCAGGCTGCCGATCGAAGAACTGGCGAGAGTGTCCGAAGCCATAGGAAAAGGCAGGCTGGATTGTTTCGTCAAAATATATCGCGAAGACGAACTGGGCACGCTTTCCATGCAGTATAACAGCACGATAGCGCAGATAAGGAACCTTATAACGCATTTGCAGGATACGGCGGAACAACTTGTCGCCGCTTCCGAAAACATCAACGCGCATTACGGACAGTCGGCGGGTACGGCGCTGACCATTACGGAAAAAGCCGAAAAAATTTCCGGGCAGGCGAGCGAGCAGGTGGTTTCAATTGACAACGTCCGCAATATTGTAGCGGACGTGGCCGGAAAGATTGGCGCGGCCGCTGATTTGGCTGCGGATTCGGCGGACGGCGCGGAAATGGCCATCAAGAAATCGCAGGAGGGCGCGCGCTCAATTACGCTGGCGGCCAAACAGATGAAAGAAATTGAGGGCGCCGTCAACAACACGGCGGCAATGATGGAAACGCTGGGCGCCCGTTCGCATGAGATCAGCGACATAGTGGAAGCCATTTCCGCCATTTCCAGCCAGACCAACCTTTTGGCGCTCAACGCGGCGATCGAGGCAGCGCGGGCGGGGGAAAACGGCCGCGGGTTCAGCGTTGTGGCCGACGAGGTGAGAAAATTGGCCGAACAATCTCAAACCGCCACCGAAAAAATTGCCGGCCTCATCCAGCAGGTCCAAGCGGAGACGCGACAAGCGGTGGAATCTATGAAAACGGGCGTGGCCGAAGTGGGGCGCGGCGGCGAAATCGTGCGCGAGAGCGGGGAGGCTTTCCGGCAACTGGCCGACATGTCGCAGGGCATCGGCGTACATGTGCGCGAGATCGCCGGCAAAATGCGGGAGGTAACGGAAAAAACCCGTGATATTATAAAAGTGGTGGGGGAAGTGTACGATTTAAGCAATTACATCAGCAAAGACACGCGGGAAGCCGTCTTGGCGCTGGAAGAACAGTCCGAGTCCGTGAAAGATATCGCCGCGGCCAGCGGCAACCTTTCGCAGCTGGCGGAGAACATGCGGCAAAACGCGCATAAATTTACTATATAAATTGGGCGCGCGGGAGCCGGCGAAAGGGGCGCCATGCCCAAAGACGTAAGTTTCAGCCTGCTAAAAGAGCAAACCGCCGGTTCGGTGCGGGAAATAATAGAAAAAGTATATGCCAAAAGCTACAGCAACCTTGCCCTGCCCACGGCCGGCGAGGCGTGGGCGGCGCACTGCCGGCGGGATGAGCTGGTGGCGCTGGCCTTTGCCGGCAAAGACGTCGTTGGCATGGTCAGCCTTAAACGCCTGCCGCAAAACCCCCGTGTCTATGAGTTGGGAATGTTGACGGTGGCCGAAGGCTACCGCGACGGAAAAACGGCCGCCGGGCTGCTGGCCGCCGCCCGGCGGGAATTTCCCTTGTTGATCGATTATGACGCGGTTTTTATGGAAAACGTCGCAAATCACCGCTATTCGCAAAGAAAGTCCGCGCAAAACGGCGGCACAGACTGCGCGATAGCCTTTTCCGCCATGCCGGCCCTCGTGGGCGGCACGGGGCGGATAAGTTTTGTCACGGCCTTTTTCGAGCATCCGGCGGCGCTCGTCCGGCCTGTTTACATACCAAGAAGCTATGCCGAAATCCTGCTTTTTTTCTATCAGGGCTTGCGGGCGAGAAGTTTTTTCCCGCTCTGCGAAGACCGGCCGCCCAGCGGCGAGAGCGTATTCTTTCGGCGCAAGTTCCCGGCAATCGGCCTCTTGAAGGCAGACTGCGCCGAAATAGGGGGGGACTTCGCGGCGAAAATGCGGGATATGGATGCCGGCGCGCCGGCGGAAGGGTTGGAGACGGTGGAGATTTGTCTGCCGCTCGTTTCGCCTTATGTGAGCTTTGCCGTCGATTGCCTTAGCGCGCGCGGATATTTTTTGGGCGGCGTTTATCCGTTTTGGTTCGGCGGCGATGGCGTCATGCTGCAAAAATGCCGCGCCGTTGATGCCGCTTCTTTGCGCGTTTACAGCGCGAAAGCAAAAAAGATGCTGGCATTGCTGCTGCGCGGACGGCAGGGAAAAGGCGGGGCGTAGGC contains:
- the hrcA gene encoding heat-inducible transcriptional repressor HrcA, translated to MLNDRKRRILQLIIEEYISTAEPVGSRAISRKHELGLSSATIRNEMSDLEDMGYLEQPHTSSGRVPSSLGYRLYVDYLLSPEKITEREIALIQSWFMVKARKLDEVFRATAKILSRISKNISIVRTREEKSRQFKYIRFLPLDARRIILVLVTDAGVADNVVINLPDGAELEDFEHVAQIINKNLSDTPLDMIKREKLDDLCRNVFDNAFLSKYLFGALSSLPLQQTTDKVFLGGTANIFNQPEFKDVGKIKEILAMLEEDGLIKDILSVGEESGTQITIGAENKFSGIQNCSMVQATYRLNGQIVGTFAVLGPTRMKYGKVISVMDYLRKYLQAVLSSINNTNDS
- the hemW gene encoding radical SAM family heme chaperone HemW; the protein is MRGTIFAGIYIHIPFCRQKCHYCDFPSYAGLSGLYGAYVDAVCAEISSDAVAFSPDATIFFGGGTPTVLAAEEIGRLAAALKAKGLWEGARERTIEANPGTINKPLLLKLRGMGFNRLSIGVQSFSDRLLKAIGRTHSAADALDAVKGAKEAGWENVGLDLMYGLPGQTMKDLRESVALAAELGLQHISVYGLAVGEGAALAKMLSCGETSLPDEETDAAMYEWVTGYLPRRGYRRYEIANYARPGHECRHNILYWQYRPYRGFGAAATSFDGKMRTTNPLSVPEYINSGAPESEEIGAADAMAEFAFMGLRQADGIDPADFRRLFGRDIYEVYGAAIAKNARKGLLTAGERIALTETGMQFGNRVFLTFLPFLGATP
- the lepA gene encoding translation elongation factor 4; amino-acid sequence: MRNSNIRNFSIIAHIDHGKSTLADRLIEMTGTLPARDMEQQVLDNMALERERGITIKAQSVRIDYKAGDGRAYVLNLIDTPGHVDFTYEVSRSLAACEGALLVVDATQGIEAQTLANVYLALENDLEIIPLINKIDLPSADPERVRREIESVIGIDASQAILVSAKTGAGITDVLEAVVKRVPPPGGSSEPPLKALVYDSFFDSYKGVILYIRVMQGEIKKGMKILLMATEKVYEVTETGVFKPYPVNTGKLSAGEVGFFAAAIKTVRDVRVGDTVTDSDNRAADMLPGYRKATPMVFCGLYPVDTSEYGSLREALDKLQLNDAAIIFEPETSAALGFGFRCGFLGLLHMDVVRERLEREYNLTLLTTAPNVVYHVHKTDGSMSPVDNPSLMPDASLIQKIEEPFVKATIIAPKDFIGAAMELSQDKRGEYDAMTWLDSARVMLKYYMPLSEIIYDYFDRLKSSTKGYASLDYELSGYREANLVKLDILLNGEPVDALSAIVHRSQAQARGRRLVEKLRELIPRQMFEIPIQAATGHKVIARETVRALRKDVLSKCYGGDITRKRKLLEKQKEGKKRMKQVGSVELPQEAFMAILKMD
- a CDS encoding methyl-accepting chemotaxis protein, whose translation is MKKLSIKAKLILSFAAVLVLINILGAYALYSMGNIQQKIDDIAIDCMDGLVDAQSIIDRTYIARSYELSAIAHVDPEKIRQDLDARAENALLIEPIFDSYVETIKGAIYDSEEDRATDMGYIEEIMAGWREYQQASEQAITLRQRGLGAEARAILDGQSLQAFERLLKAGETMKQFNKDQADSSADECRQIYDWNKMVSIVIQAASLIITIVLCYMLYRHIRLPIEELARVSEAIGKGRLDCFVKIYREDELGTLSMQYNSTIAQIRNLITHLQDTAEQLVAASENINAHYGQSAGTALTITEKAEKISGQASEQVVSIDNVRNIVADVAGKIGAAADLAADSADGAEMAIKKSQEGARSITLAAKQMKEIEGAVNNTAAMMETLGARSHEISDIVEAISAISSQTNLLALNAAIEAARAGENGRGFSVVADEVRKLAEQSQTATEKIAGLIQQVQAETRQAVESMKTGVAEVGRGGEIVRESGEAFRQLADMSQGIGVHVREIAGKMREVTEKTRDIIKVVGEVYDLSNYISKDTREAVLALEEQSESVKDIAAASGNLSQLAENMRQNAHKFTI